The sequence CCTCTCTTATATATCCTTCCTCTTTGCATCCTAACTCTTTACTTGTAtgccttagggtttttcttAGGTCACTTGTGCCATCAGAGTTCTGCTGAAGGTGATAGAAGGGGCTGCTAGCTGTGAAACTACTGTTCAGATGTCAGCTCCTCATCAATGTAGCTGATAAGGTTGTTgcagtgcattcaatgcggtagGGAAGATATACCCTTTACAGAAAGCTTCCTTCCACCGTATTGGCCCTTTCCatgatccttttttttctcaaaatggATTCTCCCAAAGTGTTATCTCGCATCTTCCTCCCTTCTCAGGTCAATGAAGTCCTCGAGTTGGATACACTTTTGCGGGTAGAACCGTGCGATACTTCATGCTCCATCCTCTTCAGTCCTCAAACGCTCTACAATTACCTCTCTTTAAAAATGGAAACCCATTGAGcgtcattttttaaaagaagtatAAACATTTATATCAAttcattatatttattaaaagctaaaagcttaaaattttcaattgatatcttaaaccacaaaaacatatttttgctatATTGGCTGGGTTTGGATCCAGCTTTTTGCGTTTGCGTTacgtttctgttttttttttttttttttttcacgcgttttcatttggagtattgcggttactgttcaatgaacagtaaccgcaattgTTGACTTTGCGGTTACTTTCTgtagtgaacagtgcacatatgcactgtttacggacccacaaattacattttttatcaactttttcattaaaaatgggtcccacagcactattcacacatttaaaaattattttgctacagtgttttcagttttcagttttaagtttcagcaaaataagttctatccaaacagacccattatATCAATCTGAATGCTATCTTAAACcacaaaaacaaacttttgctatttttttatggaaaaaaagtAGCAATACCATATTCTATTTTCACATGCTATTcatttatctctttctttctcttcctttgtcTCTTTCTTCTCTGAAATTCTCTCTTGTCTATCTTCCTCTTCATCTGATTATACCTCTATCTATGAAAGCTCGCCActaccaggaaaaaaaaaaatcaatgatcaCCTCAAACCACCATCCCCACAACCCATCACCAcctcaaacccacaacccaccatcaccaccaccatcaaaacccacaaacaaggACCCCAAATTCatcccaaaaccaaaacaaatccACCATTCACAATCACAACTCTTAAAACCCATtctaaaaccaaacaaaatcaacaatctacaacaaaaaaaacccacgaTCCACAACCTATCCcacaaccaaaacaaacccaccaTCTCCAGGATTGGATTCATCTCCACCACACTAAACTTCAACAGCAAACCAACATTGATCTCCACCAACAAACTAGCAAACGACCCATGCCACCGAAAATCCATAAACCACTCCACCATACTTGATTTGCcaagagagagaataaagctttctaagagagagagagagagttgaataaaaaaaaagttttaatttttgcatTTGTGATTGTACGTTTCTATTAGTATAAGTGTTACTATTGATAGAAGCGTGGTCACaaacactaaatttttttggcatttgacacatctAATGTAAGtatattatttggtgtgtttaatgttaaaaattagCATTTAACATATCTGATACTAGTGCTAAAGCTCTTTCGAATATTTGCTAAAACATGTGACAATTTCTACCGAATAGTTTTACGAAGCGTGGTGCTTTAGGAAGCGTGGTGCTAAAGCTCTTTCGAATATTTGCTAAAAAATACctcaattataaaattcaacagagaaccaaaaaggaaaatggtaaaaaaactcaaaattctaACAATTCCTATTACAGTAAGTATAgggatacaaaaaaaatttacccaacTTTTTCAGTGATTGgtatatagaataaaatttgtattaatgaTAAGTTCATGTAAAAGTAATGtttcaccaatcacaacttgatAACTTACTTTGCTAACTCAATAAGTTAGgataaaagtagtaaaaaaatttgtatttctagTCTTGCTCTTCCCATGGACATAAAGCTCagaatacaaccaaaaaaaaaaaatctgaatttccgaggaaaaaatcaaataaaatcttaacatCCAAAATGGGAATAAACGGAGCCGATTGCTTTCTCCATATTTGCAGAGTTTGGCATGTATGGCTTCCTTCTCACATATGCCAACATGAGCAGCTTATCAACTTGTTAGACTTAAAATTCATTCAATAAGCAGACAAGCTTCATCCAAAATTACCAAACTATCAAAATTGGCTTTTAACTTTCAACTTAAGATGTGACCATTCAATGAGTTTAATGGTGAGTCAGAAGAAAGAATATCGTAGGTACACATAGTTTGGAAATAAATAGCACAAAAAGAATTGATTACTATAAATTATACTCGTGAAACAGAAAAATTTGTAGGGAATCTAAGCCCATCCAGGAATATCCATTCCTTTGATggggaaatttaaaaataaagatatgaaACTAAGGAAAGTTCAAAAATAATTAGAATCAAATGGGTGGTTTTTAATCTCAATCAACAGCTTCCTGGAATCAGCTATCTTTGTATGCTCAATTTTTCCTAAGGAACCTTACACTTTCCCATCAAGTTCAGTAGATTCTGATAAACCACTGTGTTTTTGTTGTCTGGAAGTAGGGAGTGAGTAGCTCCTACGCTCCTTTCCACCAGGCTTAGATGAGGCATTTCCGTACCATATCATTCCAACTACCGCTATTATCATTCCCAAAACCACATGCAAATTAAGACCCTCcttcccaaaaaagaagaatccCATAATCAAAACAAGGATTGTCTTCATATGACCAAGTACTTGAAAAGACACAGCCGTAAATCTTCCTATGCAAATGAATTGGCTGAGGTTGGTCCCCACAGCAATAGTGCATGAAAGAATTATAAACATCTGGTAAGAGCAAGTTACAGCGGAATTGTGAgttatagtactattaaaatcAGATAATGTAAGACAAAAGACATTCACCCCCGTTATGCATGTAAATAAACCGGGTGCACAAATGTCATGTATTCCAACACCGCCACATTGAGATGTAGTAAAAAGACACTATAGGAGCTATCGTGGTCTTTTTAAATAAGAGccacaaaaaacaaatgtaCAAAAAAGTTTGCTTGCTAGacagaaaaatataagaaagtgCTTTTTGGGTCATTCTTGCTTGAAaaaatcgagagagagagagagagagagagagagagagagagagggagggagttTGGTTTAGAATGTTGAGAAAATGACATTTAATGTTCCATTTGGATGCcatgaacagtaactttttAAAGTTCCTCTCATAACTGGGGAAAGCAGTTGAGGATCTTTTTAATTGATTGCATAAAGAGCAAATGACAGTATATGTCACTGATGTTTGTTATGCCTATAACACGATAgtttaaaacatgaaattttgatttgcatatgatgatgataaaaaaacaattactttttttttttaataagtaaaaaacaaTCACTTCATATAAGAATCATGGAAGACAGACCATAAATTGCTGCTGTACTTACCAAAGACCACACATTATAGTCATACGCGTCAACTCTTTTGGTTGTCAACCAGTAATCTAGAAAGGGGCCTATTAACAGCAATGAAGCAGCCTGTGCTGGAGCAGTATGTCCCAAAAGGTTGAAAGAGCCTAGTGAATATTTCCGTTGAAGAAAATGAACATACTGCATGCAgaaatttgacacaaaaataaGATGAGTCttttgaacaataaaaaaaagaatttaaaagagagaaTTCTGTTTATGAGTTTGTCAAAAGAGAGTTTGTAGATAGACAATTTAGAATGTAATTAACACTATATTTCGTACGGTGTGTGTGCACTCAATTGAACATAATATTAATATGTGTCTCAATCTAGCAGACTCCAACATATGTAACTGCACATGCGTAGAGGTATTGACTACTTACATATTGTTGCAGAGCAGTGCTCCAGACAGCTATAAAGGCTGCAATGAAGCCTCTGGTATTAACACTCACATCGGTGACAGTGCAAACACCAACACCCAATAGAACAACTGCAATGCTCAGTTTCGTGTCTCTAGAGTATCGAATTTTGTccagcacaacttccaaaaggcAGGATACAGGGATCATACTCAACTTAGCAATCTGTAAATAAAACAGAGAATAACATTCAAAAATCATCCAATAGATTGCCAGAATGAAATCATAAATTAGATCATACAGAAACTTACCTGATAGAATCCAACAGAGTTCCACATTAGACTAACGTTCATTCCAACAATAGAGAAGTTAGCAAAGATAACAAATTTTAGAAGCTCCGAGAATGGTAGATGAGAGGATTGGATATATCCCAACCACCGTAGGACAACTATCATCAGAGTTGTTGTTGCAAAATGCAAACCAGTTAATGTTGTAGCTGCAAAAGATAGCAACTACTTAGAACTGTGAACAAACAAATGATGCGCAATATCCTTATACTAtaacatatttttcaaattgcttACCAAACTGCACTCCTATTGAttacatttttcttcaaattgcTTATCAAAATCACTGATTTATGGACTCAAAGGTCATTAAACAGGACATCATTGCTAGCACCACCATGCCTCATCCAAACTATTGAACGTACAACTGCACTCCTATTGATCAACTGGCTATGTTGAAAATTACATGTAATCACTTAATCATTTCTCTATGGCTCAATTCATTTCCTTAAATTTCCTTCCTGAATTGTTAGCCATCCCAAATCTAAAACAAAGCTGCCCTCACTAAGTTATTAATGTCACTGTACTCAAGTCTTGCTTGGATCATCAATTAGCAGGGACTATTAAGGATTCTTCTTGTGCACAAGTCCCCTGCAGTCATGTCTACTTATACCACTCAACCAGTATGCTTGAAGCACCCCACCTGCTACTTGCTCCTAAATCCTGCTTTCTACTTTTCTTGGTTTTAATTGGTTTGTTGCATAAACAACCACTCTACCACATTCTCATGGGGGAAGGAAGCACTGTTTAAACTTAAACTCATTGACCTAAATCATGCTCCTTACTCATGAATAATCACATTGTTATCTCATTTTAGTTTGATTGGAATACATTGTTCACATGGCACTCAGAAACTATTTATTCTTTGCCCCAAGCTCCAATTCAGTTTTTTTCATCAAGATAGTTTTTAGGGAATTCCAGCTCACAAGTTTAACTATCATTTTGTAGGCATATATGATGCAGCATTGAATACCTTTCCATCATGCTCTGACTAATTTTTAGACACTAGGGTGACAGCATCTCAGTACAACACATCTAATTGTCAGTCCCTTATTGAAGACTATCCATCAATGCTTTGTCAGTTAGAACTAACATGAAAGATAAAATCCACATTTCTTTTGGGCCATAATTGTCATAATTAGAGGGACAAAAGGAAACAGAAGAATGAAGATGTTGTAAGACAAATAACTTAAGATTATAACCAATGAACAAACTAGACACTCTGATCTAAGAGGAACAGCAGATAGCCAGATACAAACCAAAAGAGAATCACAGCTTGACAGATTAGCAAACAAATAATTCCAACTTTTGAATCAGAGCTTTCACTATGGTAAGAATCTAATTCAACCACAGAGACGAGAGAAAAGAGAGTGGGGGgcaggggggtgggggggatgTGCAAAGCTTCCTTGCATTGATTTCCAAATGAATAGGTAATAAAACTTGAGAGTCCGGTAGCATTAGATCATTGAatgacttattaaaaaatatatattaaatcagTGAATGCCATCCCTGATAACCTAATAATATTTAAACTGTATTCCCTCTAACCCTGTGTAAAAAGGATAATATTTAAATTGTCTAAATAACTCACCAAAAACAGAGCACCCAGCTATATAGGTTCTCTCTAATAAAATTAAGGATAAAAGGCACAACTTCTGGAAACATGGACAATAAAATCAAGGAAGATAtctttttattaagaaaaaagggTCATTTGAAGGTCCCAACATGCAGGCTCCAAGCAGAAATAAGATGGAGACGGTCCAAACCTTTGAGATTAGATACATAATGGAGAACAAAACCAAAAAGACATAATCAGAGGAATGCTGGAAAAACGAAAAACAGAAAACAGAACTCATACCATACAGGATTAAAGGCAATAGAAACATGAAGAAGATCATAGACTAACATGATCAGAGAAAACTGTTGATATTAGGaatgaacaaaatacaaaacattaggaagaagatgaagaaggaaaGCCCTATTCTAATCCAGTAGGAGTTGCACAATATCCATTAACTGAAAGCCTAGTAACCAAGCAAAATGATCCCTCCCAACTCCAACACAATTACTTGCAGCAAGCTAtttaaaggagaaaaag is a genomic window of Quercus lobata isolate SW786 chromosome 2, ValleyOak3.0 Primary Assembly, whole genome shotgun sequence containing:
- the LOC115975521 gene encoding UDP-rhamnose/UDP-galactose transporter 6, giving the protein MAPASKADKKASVDAAAWMFNVVTSVGIIIVNKALMATYGFSFATTLTGLHFATTTLMIVVLRWLGYIQSSHLPFSELLKFVIFANFSIVGMNVSLMWNSVGFYQIAKLSMIPVSCLLEVVLDKIRYSRDTKLSIAVVLLGVGVCTVTDVSVNTRGFIAAFIAVWSTALQQYYVHFLQRKYSLGSFNLLGHTAPAQAASLLLIGPFLDYWLTTKRVDAYDYNVWSLMFIILSCTIAVGTNLSQFICIGRFTAVSFQVLGHMKTILVLIMGFFFFGKEGLNLHVVLGMIIAVVGMIWYGNASSKPGGKERRSYSLPTSRQQKHSGLSESTELDGKV